The Chthonomonadales bacterium genome includes a region encoding these proteins:
- the csrA gene encoding carbon storage regulator CsrA, with the protein MLVLTRKPDQSIMVGNEIEITILEVRGEQVRMGIRAPRAVSVHRKEVFDQIREENRAARTAPAERLDGLGELFGG; encoded by the coding sequence ATGCTGGTTCTGACACGCAAGCCCGACCAGAGCATCATGGTCGGCAACGAGATCGAGATCACCATCCTGGAGGTGCGCGGCGAGCAGGTGCGCATGGGCATCCGAGCGCCGCGCGCGGTGTCGGTGCACCGCAAGGAGGTTTTCGACCAGATCCGGGAGGAGAACCGGGCCGCGCGCACGGCGCCGGCCGAGCGCCTCGATGGGCTGGGCGAGCTCTTCGGCGGCTGA